Sequence from the Cucurbita pepo subsp. pepo cultivar mu-cu-16 chromosome LG02, ASM280686v2, whole genome shotgun sequence genome:
CTAGTGGATGTCTATGGAGGAGAGAGCACGCCGAATGGAAGAAGCTCTGGGAAGACCTCGCAGGGTTCATCTCCTACTAGTTGCATCCTGCATCCAGTATCGAAATTAGATACTCTTGCTGGAGTTGCAATCAAATACGGTGTCGAGGTAAGCCgcatttgagaattttagaTATTTCTTTGATGGAATGAGAATTTTTGTAATGAGCATTCGTTTGTATCGTTCTCAACTTTAGTTAAATTGCTGTTGTGATGAAGAAACAATGGAAATGattatttcaaattctttttgcttttctgATATTCGCGTGTCGGATGTTGCTTTATTAATGAATCTTATCATCTGCACCGACAAGGCTAGAGTTTatctctttcccttttggtAGGCATGATTTCTTAGAAAACCATATCGATGTGAACTCAATCGGGTCTTAAATTTTCTGTTATGATCAAATGAGGCTTATGGCGGATTCATCTCGAGAATGGAATGAACCATAACAAATTGTCATTATTTTTCCCTCCTGAGATAATCATTAGACTTGTATGGACTACGTGCAGTGTTCATAagacccttttttttttttcctgttctCCCCCCCTTGATTTGACCTTTTTGAAGTCTATAGTTTAAAGGGACCGAGCGCCGTAGCCATAGCTTTTTGTTGGGGGGCAAacatatatgaaaataaaatttaacaaaaattgagaaactggcctaaaatcaaacaataatTCATAAGGCGAATTgtcaattgaaaattttcttatcgaaaaaatataagaaatcaaAGGGACAAAATTCTTGTCTCAGTTAACTTTTAGAACTTAGATTTGAAGAACGTGGAAGGGTTTAAAAGTGGCCACCATAGTGTGGAGGCAAAATTTTCTCTTCACTTGGTTGCCCCGTTTAATAGTAAGAGGTTGATAGTGCGCAATTGTGATGAATATCGActttcttcttgttgttgtgGTCAGTAAGTAGAGAAATTTTTACTCCAAAGTCATGGACCATTTCATTCATCCCTCATTCATATCTTTTGTTATCTGATTGCACTTATAGCATAGCTGATCCAAGCACACGCTTCAATGGGCATAGCACACTATCATTCCGTCTTTGTATGTTATGTTTTGGAATAACTTAAGTGGATCTATTTAGgagaaaaatgtaattttggtttttgatgATTCGTCAGGTTGCAGATATAAGGAAGATGAATGGGCTAGTCACAGATTTTCAAATGTTTGCTCTTAAATCTCTCCAGATTCCTCTTCCTGGAAGGCATCCTCCTTCTCCTTGCTTACTGGAAGAGCTAAGTACTCCAGGGTACGTGTATTGATTATCATATGTTTCCACAATATTGCACAGGAATGACGTAAGTTGAGTGCATGTTTGCCATCTTTGACATTTTTTCCCCTGAGATTGCTATGGCTATGGCTCGTTGAGCTGTGTCCAATGCCTTGTTTGAGCTATGGTAGCGACTTGCAGAATTATCAGTTATTGGTCATATAGGGCTTATTGAGGTTAAGGGTGGGGTTCAAGTAGTGTTGCTTCTTGTAGAACCGTGCTTTGAGTGGACTAAGCGAAGCcattaagaaagaaaatttgagtgGAGCCAGCCCCATGCTTTGATGTTGATGCCTGGACGTCTTAGGGGCCTTTAGGTTCTTTTTTTTGATGGAGGTGATGGGATGGAATAGTGTATACTGATAATTCTTTTGCTGTAGGAATTGTTGGTGATGGTTGGAGAGTGGCCCTGATTATAAGTGGATGCTATTGTGATGGCAATATCGTTCTCAGGTGCTTTGTTGATACAAGATTTAAAGCTGCCCAACTTcatgttgaattaaaataaataaataaataaaatcattgtGAATTAATATCCTTCGAGTCTCATTAATGGCATCCATCAGAAATATAGTACCACTAGGAAATGAATCCTGCATCTTTGATTTCATTTGCAAAAATTTTGCCTGGAATTCTTTATGCTCAATTTTGCCTGGAATTCTTTATGCTCAATTTTGCCTGGAATTCTTTATGCTCAAGTATGCAAATTTCTTATCATTCATTTCAAGAGATTTATCAAATACATTGTGCCCATTACAACTAATAAATTAGAAGTGGAGATGGAATTAGAAAGACTTAAAGTTTTCCAATATTTTGCTGGCCACCCCATCATCTTGTGTTTGATAAAAGAGAATCATTTTGCAGACAAAGCAGCTCCGAAAGGACTCCAAGTGCACGTCTTTCATCGGATTTCTTTGAATCATTCCAATCCCTCAAACTGAAGTCTTCCGAACAAAGGATCTCCTCAGCCATGAGCTCTTTACAAGGTTACTATGGCCTCAAACCATCTGACCAGAGGAGCAGAATCAATGGTTTCGACACGGCAGTCTACAGTGAAGGAGCCTCTCATGATTCAGAAGACATGCTTGTTTCTGGGACCTCACAGTATTTGGATTTACTAATGCCTCACCATCGAAAATCCAGGAGTTCAGTGAATGGATTTCTGGGTGATAAAGTAGAGGTGGCTGATCTGCAATCTGCAGAAGCTGGCGGCGATGGGGATCCCAAATGGAATGACAAATTGGTAAGAAGGCGCCAGAAATCTGTAGCTGACTTTTCCCATTCCCCTGAAATGCTCTTGAAAGATGACAACAGCAGTGGAAGTAACGGGTTCTCATCCTCGGCTGGAAAGGGCCTTTTGGCTCAAAGACCCAAAACATCTAGCAGAACTAATTTGGCAAGTGACAATGCGGTCGGATTGATTCCAATTCCAATAGGTTTGGGGGATTCATATGTGGCCGTTGATGGGTTTGCTGGGGTAAGAAAGTCATTGAGCACATCGAGTTTGCCGGATCCGGAGAATGGCAACCCTTCATCAATTTGGTCTGCTTCAAAGTGGAGTCTGAAACCGGATTTACAGGCAATCTCAACTGCTTCCAGACCAATGTTTGATGGCTTGCCAAAACCTTTGACGGGTCGAAGAAACAAAGCTGCACTCGATTAGTTCCATCTGGTTAAAAGCACTTTTGCTCCATAATTTATCAGGTTTTGATGCCGTCTTTTATAGTTCAAGAAAGAATACAACtatgaagaaattaaacaagTCAAATAACAGGTCTGTTTTCGCCTTTCATCTTTGAATTATAGTTTTCATAAAGGAGGTTGGGGTTGTTTTGGTTACAATGAATTGATGAAATGAGTACGgtagaatttgtttttgttgtttttgtaagCAAATGTATATTAGTTTATTAAGGTCAACTCCGTTGAAAAGTGAAAcaaaagcatttttttttttccaataaagTGATGTtgatatttactttttcttatCACTTTGTTGAAGATGATTATAATGCCACCATTGATGATCTCACTAACTGTTATATTTTCAACTAATGGGCTCTAATNTATAATTGGTGACAAAAGatgaaactataaaataaaagaaataagaaaataaaaaaaagacttcAATTAGAACAGCAAAATTCAAGGAGAAAGCAAAATATGTTACCTCTTTATCATTGAAGGAGATGATGCTGAAATGGGTAATTAATTGAATTGTGCAGGCAATGGCAACATCACTCATGATTGATTGATTACCAAAGTCCAATAACCCATACTCTGCTGTTTTAGAAAGTTGTTTAAACTGCACCAAGTAATGAATTCTCCCCCAACCAAAATTTATGCATACATACAGCCCAAGTTTCAAAGCAGAAGAATGGTCTAATAATAGATCTATCAGATGcaagaaaatataatgaacAAGGCCAagcaaataaagagttgtttaAACCATCAGCAGGTCTCGAGGGTGGTCAGAATCAAAATGTGGGAAAATGAAACTCATAATTGAACAACAACTATATTCAGACTGACATGATTTCTAGAtcataaagaaattattttagaaaatactCTCGAGGATGTGAGGTGATAAAAGGGTTATATGATATCATGTACAATATGTAATGAAAGTATTGTGTTACATAGAATCTGAAAATTCTTTTTTGAGTATCTGGGGACTACCTTTACATCCGGAGTCTGCATAACAAGGAAGGATCAGCCACGGTCTTGGCACAAAAATCCATGTTAAATTATAGTCTATCTCAACTATGCAGCTGCGAGCAACCTCCTCCTTGGATATAATAAACCGACtctatcttttctttactcgGCTAAGTAAACAAAGAATCCCAAAAGTTGctcgtctctctctctctctatcatAAAAATCTATCAAAACCTGTCATATTATACGGCCAGGATATGATATCATTAGCGAATATATAATATCATCTAAAGCATGCCAAACCATCATATTCATAGAagcaattttatttcttggcAGGTCTTGGGTAGCATGCCATCCAAATGACTAATTGTACATAAAAATTCCACATGAACATAAGCGAACATGCTCTTATTCATAGCCTAAAACTTATTTAATAGGACAAACACAACGATCTCTGATAAGATTGAAGCAAGAGAGACAAAATAGTGATGGTTTTAGAAATTGTGAACACATGAGTACTAGAGGCGGAGAGAGAAGCAGGTCAGAGAGGAAGATGGTTACTACGGTTTGGTCATTTCTTTTAACATTTCTACCATGTAGCACTGAATATAGCCTTTGGCAAAAAGCATTCATGTAAGAGTAAAAAACCAGAGGAATAAAAGGGACCCAAGCCTTAATCCTTTATATCTCAACCATCCAGTACTTCATTGAGTGTTTCCAGCACACAGATGAAACGGGACCAACTTCCAGTGATATTTAACATCTAACGAATTTCCGCACAAGCACATCCTGTAAACAAATGATCTAGTCAACATCTCACTCTATTAGGAATCTAGGATTTTGGGTATCCATCCCAACTTAAAACCTCCAAAGCCACTAGTCAATGTTGTCAACAAGGTTAGATTCTTTGGGCGCAAACACGAAAACCAACTTGTCCCATCTAAGAGGATTTTTCCCTTCAAAAATACTAATTGCAGGAAACAAAAGGATGATCTCCCAAGTACTTGCAGGTTATAATAAAATCTTTCCCCAACTTAGCTTCCACAGCTCTAGTCAAGCTGAGGCTGCTACCTTTTGGCCTATTCAAGCAATTTCATGTGTGCCGATCTATCTGTAAGCTTGCCAAGAGAGCTGTCAGCATATTGTAGAAATCCTTCAAGTTGGATAAAAATCTAAAAGGCAGAAGATTGTGGAGGTTTTTATTTGCTAATTGGCTTTAGAGATTCCCTCTTCTAAGAGGTAACAAGGGACATAGATATATTGCAAGACGTGTTATTGTGGAGTCTCTCAAAAGTGGTTTTTTCGTGATAAAGCTATAACTGGTACAGCCCCAGAAGCAATTATTTCAGAACTTTAAAGATCTGAACTCTCAATGGACATTAATGTACAACCAACTTAGTTTAGGACTTCATTTATAAAACAATTAGAAGTGAGtttattaacatttatttcaaaattttaagccAAATATTGAAGGCCCCatcacaaacaaataaattttggtGATGAATTAAGGGACACATACTAGTTACCCCCCGATCTTCCCTTGCCTTTACTTTCCCTTAGATTAAAACTTTAATCACCCATAAAATATTCAGGAGTTGAAGAGTACGTGAATTATTCATTCTGATCATGAAAATGGCATGTATATAGAGATAAAAGTACTCGTAAACATAAGAAATAGCTACATGAAATGCTATGAGAAGCTTCTTAATCATAGCATAAAAATGTCATTTCAAACTAGTTATGCAAAATTAATATCAAGAATTAGGACTAGATGTCACTAACCAGGTCAGAAACATGGGCCTACACTTGGGAGCAAATGTTCCTGGATCAAGTTTGTCAGGATAACTACTATGTACAGAGTTCAACCAAGAGCCTCCAAAAGTCTTGACAGCGCCTTGCAGTTGTACAAAATTTATGCACAAAGCTGATCTTTCTGTACAGTACAGTAACCAATTTGTATTCCAATTCCACATCAGCACTGGAAGAACATGATGGAAGTATCCAACAAATGAAGCAAGAAAGTTTTCAGCACGGATTCAGAGTGGCCATTACAATGATTCAAGAAAAAACTTACATCGGAAGGAAATAACAACTCTTATGCAGGCCGCCAACAATTAAGAGTTGAAATGTCTTGTCTGGAAGGCAACATTTGAGGAACGCTATGACCTGGAAAATATGTGATAGAAGAGTTCTCTCTATAAAAATTTGGAACAATTGCTCATAAATTTACAGAAATTCttcataaaactaaattacaaCAACAAAACATATAGAGCACAGTTAAAAAATCACCAGAAATTGGAGCTCCAGATGGAAGACTATTGGAGGCAGGACGCTGAAAACCAATATTACTTGGTGGTCGTTCATAAGGTTGTTGAAAATAGCCTACAAAGATAAATTATTTAGGATCTGGATAGTGGACACTGATGggtaaagaaaaaggaatatcAAAGATAATCTTCGACTTGGTCTATACAAAGATgctcaaaatcaaagaacgaCTCCATTTCAGTATGGGATAAATTAAAGCATAGTTACGTTCTGAGACTAAAATAAGAAAGTGAATTAGCATGtcttaaatcaaacaaacaagcaCTAGAAACCATAGAAACCAATTGGAATTTGTGGGTCTCCACCTAACTCCCAGACGAAGCTTAAAAGAAATACTGCAAGGTGAGATTAACAAAGAAGGTGACATTCCCAGAGCAAACGTAAAGAATAATCTACAAAGAGGAAGAGCAAAAAGTGAAGCCTCTCCCTTTTACAAGAAGGCCCTTAATACAAGTCTTATCCACACTGGTACAGATCAACCTACTCTGAACATCGacaagagaaaagaagagagatgGTAACCCTGCCTAAGATCCTAGAAGCAAAAATCTTCCCTCCAGCCagtcatttattcaaaaaagTTGACAATCCTCACTCATTCATAGTAAATTCCATTGGGTCATGATTCCAATGTACTTATAGAAACTCTTTGGTCAATGAATAGTGGTTGGAGTTCTTGggtatttgttttcttctacAGTACACATTAACTTTAGGTTGTGAAGTAGTAAAAAGAACAGTTGTCAATAGCCAGCCAAACATACTCTTTTTCCTAACCTTTCCCCATCATCAATGCATATCCAAACAAGATATAAAGCCACAAGATCATGATACCAAAATATACAAtgaaatatttacattttaataCCTTCCTGGCTGAATGGTGGTCCTGGATGTGATGGATTTCTCCCCCCGTTCATCCATACACCTTGACGATTTTCTGTTTTGAATTCATTTGAAGGCCTTCTCCATTGTTCATCACCCAAGAAAGGCCTCCGGCTATCCATAACGGATGGCGAAGAATATGAATGATGGTATGGATGAGGAGGATGCTGCTGAACCGGAGGCTTACCATAAGAGAAATGACTGGGTGGGTTTTGAGGTGGGCCAGAATGCATCTGCCTTTGAATAAAGTTGGGGTTCCCTTGCTGATATTGCTGGTTTGGTTGAGAAACTTGCGTATTCAGATATATATCATTATGTCCATACTCTGATTGCCTCGAAGAATTAAATCCAGAAGGTGGCTGCTGGCCGTACGTTTCACCTTTAGCAGAAGCATCCACGTGACTCCCATGAGAAGCATTTCCAGCCATTTGCACATGCTGATTTCCCTGTAGAAGGGGCACACAAACTAAGTACAACTATACCCATAAAATACTTTTTCAAACTAAATATTGCATCCTTACACTAGCTATGCTGCAGTATTCATGGGGAATAGGAGCTTGATACGGAAGCTGTGCTGAAGGCTGCTGGGAAGATTGAAGCGGTAATATCTGCTGGTTCAACAATGGAGGCTGACTGGGTACTGGTGGTTGGGAAATTAATGGTGGTGGAGGTGGCGGAGGGCATGCAGATGGTAgaggaggaggtggtggtAATGACGGAAGTGGCGGTGGTGGTAGTGGTGGTGGGGATGGAGAGgatggaggtggaggtggggGTGGTGAAGAAGGTAAGGGTGGGGGTGGAGGTGGAGAATCAAGAGGCAAAGGAGGAGAACCTTCTGGCAGAGGGGGAAACTCTGTAGGAGTATTTGAAGCAAGTTCTGTTGCCCTATCTGAAGACCGATGTTGAG
This genomic interval carries:
- the LOC111788632 gene encoding uncharacterized protein LOC111788632 translates to MERGRMNGNGICDYSYESNGFHALDLVDVYGGESTPNGRSSGKTSQGSSPTSCILHPVSKLDTLAGVAIKYGVEVADIRKMNGLVTDFQMFALKSLQIPLPGRHPPSPCLLEELSTPGQSSSERTPSARLSSDFFESFQSLKLKSSEQRISSAMSSLQGYYGLKPSDQRSRINGFDTAVYSEGASHDSEDMLVSGTSQYLDLLMPHHRKSRSSVNGFLGDKVEVADLQSAEAGGDGDPKWNDKLVRRRQKSVADFSHSPEMLLKDDNSSGSNGFSSSAGKGLLAQRPKTSSRTNLASDNAVGLIPIPIGLGDSYVAVDGFAGVRKSLSTSSLPDPENGNPSSIWSASKWSLKPDLQAISTASRPMFDGLPKPLTGRRNKAALD